Proteins from one Tachyglossus aculeatus isolate mTacAcu1 chromosome 23, mTacAcu1.pri, whole genome shotgun sequence genomic window:
- the ZCCHC9 gene encoding zinc finger CCHC domain-containing protein 9, with product MTRWARTNTAHNKKALDATPWEEMKEGSTEGASQSSPERKPRHPDRLSLNKEVPRLKPRKNKKKKDYLNEDVNGFMEYLKQNSQVLRSGRAVADTQEVRKEIATALKKDNRREERRLKRQETKKNAMVCFHCRKPGHGLADCPAVLESQDMGTGICYRCGSTEHEINKCRAKIDPALGEFSFAKCFICGEMGHLSRSCPDNPKGLYAEGGCCRLCGSVEHFKKDCPENQNSDQKATVGRWTEGMSADYEEILDAPKPQKPKMKVAKVVNF from the exons ATGACCCGGTGGGCACGGACTAACACGGCCCATAATAAAAAAGCTCTGGATGCTACGCCATGGGAAGAGATGAAGGAAGGATCCACTGAGGGAGCAAGCCAGAGTTCACCGGAAAGGAAACCGCGTCATCCCGACAGACTCTCCCTTAACAAGGAGGTACCCCGATTGAAGCCGAGgaagaacaaaaagaaaaaagattatCTGAATGAAGACGTGAACGGATTCATGGAGTACTTAAAACAGAACTCGCAAGTTCTCCGCAGTGGGAGGGCAGTAGCAGACACTCAGGAAGTGAGGAAAGAGATAGCCACGGCTTTGAAGAAGGATAACCgcagggaagaaaggagattGAAGAGGCAGGAGACCAAGAAGAATGCCATG GTGTGCTTCCACTGTCGAAAGCCCGGCCATGGGCTTGCAGACTGTCCAGCTGTCCTTGAGAGTCAAGATATGGGCACTGGAATCTGCTACCGGTGTGGTTCTACAGAGCACGAAATCAACAAGTGCAGAGCAAAAATAGATCCCGCTCTTG GGGAATTTTCTTTCGCAAAATGTTTCATTTGTGGAGAGATGGGGCACTTATCCAGGTCTTGTCCTGATAACCCTAAAGGACTCTATGCTGAAG GAGGTTGCTGTagactgtgtggctcagtggagcatTTTAAGAAGGACTGTCCTGAAAACCAGAATTCAG ACCAAAAAGCAACAGTTGGTCGCTGGACCGAGGGAATGAGTGCAGATTACGAAGAAATTCTAGACGCCCCGAAGCCACAGAAACCCAAAATGAAAGTCGCTAAAGTTGTTAACTTTTGA